Proteins encoded together in one Balaenoptera ricei isolate mBalRic1 chromosome 2, mBalRic1.hap2, whole genome shotgun sequence window:
- the ERH gene encoding enhancer of rudimentary homolog: protein MSHTILLVQPTKRPEGRTYADYESVNECMEGVCKMYEEHLKRMNPNSPSITYDISQLFDFIDDLADLSCLVYRADTQTYQPYNKDWIKEKIYVLLRRQAQQAGK, encoded by the exons ATG TCTCACACCATTTTGCTGGTACAGCCTACCAAGAGACCAGAAGGCAGAACTTATGCTGACTATGAATCTGTGAATGAATGCATGGAAG GTGTTTGTAAAATGTATGAAGAACATCTGAAGAGAATGAATCCCAACAGCCCCTCTATCACATATGATATCAGTCAGTTATTTGACTTCATTGATGACCTGGCAGACCTCAGCTGCCTTGT ttaCCGAGCTGATACCCAGACATACCAGCCTTATAACAAAGACTGGATTAAAGAGAAGATCTACGTGCTCCTTCGTCGACAGGCCCAACAGGCCGGGAAATAG